Proteins co-encoded in one Verrucomicrobiia bacterium genomic window:
- a CDS encoding GDSL-type esterase/lipase family protein: MKTLRLLTLAVALAGSSFTLTAQSAAKDPSHYQIPEKDDGLPGAGPIRRYDWFKKLWLQKRTSWAQRVEQDQNAVVFLGDSITQGWGDNLGNSFSGMKVANRGISGDTTRGVLIRLEEDVLSLKPRAIVLLIGTNDLEEQADPETITANLKLLLAEFQKHNPKMPIILNQVFPSSDTKKRPADKIKKINDLYLAAIKGNPQVTLVETWPLFANAEGDAKKEEFPDLLHPNKEGYAKWASALRPTLSVLGLLESPADTFKTEEGFKSLFNGKDLTGWGYKTNNFDGKAVSIDGRYSAKDGVLIVNYPPEYRKIQQIWTTEQFPKDFVLKLEFRAGVNADSGIFIRQPQLQCRDYPIAGPYKDLKNYKAQDWNEVIVTVTNGVAHCTCNGEVLNAAMKVPATGPIGLEGDRGIMEYRRIRLKELP; encoded by the coding sequence ATGAAAACCCTGCGTCTGCTTACGCTTGCTGTCGCCTTGGCTGGATCGTCTTTCACTCTGACCGCCCAATCTGCGGCCAAAGACCCCTCGCACTATCAAATCCCAGAGAAGGATGATGGCTTGCCCGGCGCCGGACCGATCCGCCGTTATGATTGGTTCAAGAAATTGTGGCTGCAGAAGCGCACAAGCTGGGCCCAACGAGTTGAGCAGGATCAGAATGCGGTGGTGTTCCTCGGGGACTCCATCACGCAGGGCTGGGGTGACAATCTGGGCAATAGCTTCAGCGGCATGAAGGTGGCCAATCGCGGTATCAGTGGTGACACGACGCGCGGTGTGCTGATCCGCTTGGAAGAAGACGTCCTTTCACTCAAGCCACGCGCCATCGTGCTGCTCATCGGCACAAATGATCTGGAGGAACAAGCGGACCCGGAAACGATCACGGCGAATCTCAAGCTGCTGCTCGCCGAATTTCAAAAGCACAATCCCAAGATGCCCATCATCTTGAACCAAGTATTCCCCAGCTCAGACACGAAGAAACGTCCAGCCGACAAAATCAAGAAGATCAACGACCTCTACCTCGCCGCCATCAAGGGCAATCCACAAGTGACCTTGGTGGAGACGTGGCCGCTTTTCGCGAATGCGGAAGGTGATGCGAAGAAGGAAGAATTCCCGGACCTGCTGCACCCGAACAAGGAAGGTTATGCGAAGTGGGCGAGTGCCTTGCGCCCGACGCTTTCCGTGCTGGGACTGCTGGAATCGCCTGCGGATACGTTCAAAACGGAAGAAGGTTTCAAGAGCCTATTCAACGGCAAAGACCTCACGGGCTGGGGTTATAAAACGAATAATTTCGACGGTAAGGCCGTGAGCATCGATGGACGTTACTCTGCGAAGGATGGCGTGCTCATCGTGAATTATCCTCCGGAGTATCGGAAGATTCAGCAGATCTGGACGACAGAGCAATTCCCGAAAGACTTCGTGCTGAAGCTGGAATTCCGCGCGGGCGTGAATGCAGACAGCGGTATCTTCATCCGCCAGCCGCAACTGCAATGCCGTGATTATCCGATCGCCGGTCCTTACAAAGATCTCAAGAACTACAAAGCGCAGGATTGGAACGAAGTGATCGTGACGGTGACGAATGGCGTCGCGCATTGCACGTGCAACGGCGAGGTGCTGAATGCAGCAATGAAGGTTCCAGCGACCGGCCCGATCGGCCTCGAAGGCGATCGCGGCATCATGGAGTATCGCCGTATCCGGCTCAAGGAGCTGCCTTAA
- a CDS encoding ROK family protein — protein MMKSEPYALGIDLGGSSVKAVVVTVSGQVLVKRQEDFDASESMDWAKRISAMVRGFTAEQGKDPIAIGLSAPGLAAADGKSIVNMPGRLSGLVGLDWTKHLQMEKTVPVLNDGHAALLGEVWMGAGKGCQNVIMLTLGTGVGGAAIVDGQLLRGRLGRAGHLGHMSLDPDGVADICGTPGSLEVAIGNCTISERSGGRFASTHDLIAAYKTGDAKAKEVWLKSVKALAAGVCSFINILDPEVVIIGGGIARAGDVLFKPLEEFLAPMEWQPTGSRAKIVPAQVGEYAGALGAAYHALCFNNKPQKQGKWRIDLVPYVHKAG, from the coding sequence ATGATGAAAAGTGAACCTTACGCGTTAGGAATAGATCTGGGCGGATCGAGTGTGAAGGCCGTGGTGGTGACGGTCAGCGGGCAAGTATTGGTCAAACGCCAGGAGGACTTCGATGCCAGCGAGAGCATGGATTGGGCGAAACGTATCTCGGCGATGGTGCGCGGATTCACGGCGGAGCAGGGGAAGGATCCGATCGCGATCGGGCTTTCGGCACCGGGCTTGGCGGCAGCGGATGGAAAATCCATCGTGAACATGCCGGGGCGTTTGAGTGGCTTGGTGGGACTCGATTGGACGAAGCATTTGCAGATGGAGAAGACTGTGCCAGTGCTGAATGATGGTCATGCGGCGTTGCTCGGCGAAGTGTGGATGGGCGCGGGCAAGGGGTGCCAAAATGTCATCATGCTGACGCTGGGCACTGGTGTGGGTGGCGCGGCGATCGTGGATGGGCAGTTGCTGCGCGGGCGCTTAGGGCGTGCGGGACATCTGGGACACATGAGCTTGGACCCCGATGGTGTGGCGGATATTTGTGGAACACCGGGAAGTCTCGAAGTGGCGATAGGGAATTGCACCATCAGTGAACGCTCTGGCGGACGCTTTGCTTCCACACATGATTTGATTGCGGCTTACAAAACGGGTGATGCGAAGGCGAAAGAGGTTTGGCTCAAGTCCGTGAAAGCACTCGCAGCAGGTGTGTGCTCCTTCATCAATATCTTGGACCCGGAAGTGGTCATCATCGGTGGCGGTATCGCTCGTGCGGGCGATGTGTTGTTCAAGCCGCTCGAAGAATTTCTCGCACCGATGGAATGGCAGCCGACGGGCTCTCGCGCGAAGATCGTGCCCGCGCAAGTAGGTGAGTATGCCGGGGCTTTGGGAGCGGCATATCACGCGCTGTGCTTCAATAATAAGCCGCAGAAGCAGGGCAAGTGGCGTATCGACCTTGTGCCGTATGTGCACAAGGCAGGTTAA
- a CDS encoding zinc ribbon domain-containing protein YjdM, which produces MSKPACPMCTMDDVLEHADKYECVTCGHEWEREAQAEAPSGPRVVKDAHGNILADGDQVILIKDLKLGGGNQVLKGGSKSKAIRLVDGDHEISCKVDGITVGLKACFVKKVQE; this is translated from the coding sequence ATGAGCAAACCCGCTTGCCCGATGTGTACGATGGATGATGTTTTGGAACACGCAGACAAATACGAATGCGTGACCTGTGGTCATGAATGGGAACGGGAAGCGCAGGCCGAAGCTCCGAGCGGTCCTCGCGTAGTAAAGGATGCCCACGGCAATATCTTGGCTGACGGCGACCAAGTCATCCTCATCAAAGACCTGAAGCTCGGTGGCGGCAATCAGGTGCTCAAAGGCGGCTCAAAATCTAAAGCCATCCGTCTGGTAGATGGCGACCATGAAATCTCCTGCAAAGTGGACGGCATCACCGTGGGATTAAAAGCGTGCTTCGTGAAGAAAGTGCAGGAGTAA
- a CDS encoding cyclic-phosphate processing receiver domain-containing protein produces MRNEILILEDNEERRTGFTAVLKELAPDCRILFWNNARVMIDEFPPHLANARLISLDHDLNEVALAEDARDGLLVAEFLATQKPSSPVIVHSSNYERSLSMVNELTYGGWTVERIGPVCADWITTLWQPVVAKLLSAK; encoded by the coding sequence GTGCGAAACGAAATCCTGATCTTGGAGGACAACGAGGAACGCAGGACTGGCTTCACTGCTGTTCTTAAAGAACTTGCTCCAGATTGCCGGATTCTTTTTTGGAACAACGCCCGTGTCATGATTGATGAGTTTCCTCCTCATCTGGCAAACGCCCGGCTGATATCACTGGATCACGATCTCAACGAAGTCGCGTTGGCCGAGGATGCCCGTGATGGGTTGCTGGTCGCGGAATTTCTCGCTACGCAGAAGCCGTCCAGCCCTGTGATAGTGCATTCCTCCAATTACGAACGCTCGTTATCCATGGTGAATGAGTTGACCTATGGCGGATGGACAGTAGAACGCATCGGTCCAGTCTGTGCCGACTGGATCACGACGCTATGGCAACCCGTGGTGGCGAAACTGCTTTCCGCCAAGTAA
- a CDS encoding 3-methyl-2-oxobutanoate hydroxymethyltransferase, whose translation MLRPRKKYTVYDLQQLKGKCVLTHIHVKSPEEATAAEQAGVDLMSCSFDSPESQARLPKLVAAAPNSFLSCATPHGMATQEEAIRIGFRALEMGASSVYCSASPFIIEGMAREGIPVVGHLGMVPRHVTWTNYRAIGKTVDEAKELYRRMKELESAGAYAAELELVPHNLASWLSKQTKLLLMSLGSGDGCDTQFLFSDDILGDYDERLPRHAKAYRNFLAENRRLQQERIAAFQEYIADVKEGRFPARSNLVEMDAKLLDELVQSVEKM comes from the coding sequence ATGCTCCGTCCACGCAAGAAATACACCGTTTACGATCTGCAACAGCTCAAGGGCAAATGCGTCCTGACACATATCCATGTGAAGTCACCTGAGGAAGCAACGGCGGCTGAGCAGGCAGGCGTGGATCTCATGAGCTGCAGCTTTGATTCGCCGGAATCGCAAGCGCGTTTGCCGAAGCTCGTGGCAGCCGCGCCAAACAGCTTTCTTTCTTGCGCCACGCCTCATGGGATGGCGACGCAAGAGGAGGCGATCCGCATCGGTTTTCGCGCATTGGAGATGGGGGCCAGCTCGGTCTATTGCTCGGCCAGCCCGTTCATCATTGAGGGCATGGCACGTGAGGGCATTCCGGTCGTGGGCCATCTCGGCATGGTGCCGCGCCATGTCACGTGGACGAACTACCGCGCCATCGGCAAGACCGTGGATGAGGCGAAGGAACTGTATCGCCGTATGAAGGAACTGGAGAGCGCGGGCGCTTATGCCGCTGAGTTGGAATTGGTACCGCACAATCTCGCAAGCTGGCTCTCCAAGCAGACCAAGCTCCTCCTCATGTCACTTGGCTCGGGTGATGGTTGCGATACGCAATTCCTTTTCAGCGATGATATCCTTGGTGACTACGATGAACGTCTGCCGCGTCATGCCAAGGCGTACCGCAATTTCCTCGCGGAGAACCGCCGCTTGCAGCAGGAACGCATCGCGGCTTTCCAGGAATACATCGCGGATGTGAAGGAGGGCCGTTTCCCAGCGAGAAGCAACCTGGTGGAGATGGATGCGAAATTGCTAGATGAGTTGGTACAATCCGTCGAAAAGATGTGA
- a CDS encoding glycosyl hydrolase family 18 protein, which translates to MFTHLRFTGQMFLALVLCVLTARAENRVVAYVPNWVDLNTFSESIEYGKITHINIAFENPKDAEGNLSASKRNEVLIKKAKENKVKVLISIGGGAASGNKALLARYFDLISDSKRAMFTKKLAEYVETHGYDGLDVDIEGPSINQDYGAFIEDLAKELKPKGKLLTSALSKGYGGNKVKDETLKHFDFVNIMAYDGAGTWNPNAPGQHSSMEFAKNNVKFWLDKGLPKSKAVLGVPFYGYGFGEAFSKSSYAYNDILKKYPGAEKVDQIGSTIWYNGIPTIKAKTQYVVDEGLGGIMIWSLDNDVKGENSLLSAIDETLKGKKTVKQDVKP; encoded by the coding sequence ATGTTCACTCATTTGCGGTTCACGGGGCAGATGTTTCTAGCGCTTGTCTTATGCGTTCTGACAGCAAGGGCGGAGAACCGCGTCGTTGCCTATGTGCCGAACTGGGTGGATCTGAACACGTTCTCCGAGTCGATCGAATACGGGAAGATTACGCATATCAATATCGCGTTTGAGAATCCCAAAGATGCGGAGGGGAATCTTTCAGCCAGCAAGCGGAACGAGGTGCTGATCAAGAAAGCGAAGGAGAACAAGGTCAAGGTGCTGATCTCCATCGGTGGTGGTGCGGCCTCGGGGAACAAGGCGTTGCTGGCCCGTTATTTCGATCTTATCTCGGACAGTAAACGGGCGATGTTCACGAAGAAGCTGGCCGAGTATGTGGAGACACATGGCTATGATGGCTTGGATGTGGATATCGAGGGGCCTTCCATCAATCAGGATTACGGTGCGTTCATCGAGGATCTGGCGAAGGAGTTGAAGCCGAAGGGCAAGCTGCTGACCTCTGCGCTCTCCAAAGGATACGGCGGCAATAAGGTGAAGGACGAGACGCTGAAGCATTTCGATTTCGTGAACATCATGGCGTATGACGGAGCAGGAACGTGGAATCCCAATGCGCCTGGCCAGCATTCCTCGATGGAATTCGCGAAGAACAATGTGAAGTTCTGGCTGGATAAGGGATTGCCGAAATCGAAGGCGGTGCTGGGCGTGCCGTTCTACGGCTATGGCTTCGGTGAAGCATTCAGCAAATCTTCCTACGCTTATAACGACATTCTGAAGAAGTATCCGGGCGCAGAAAAGGTGGATCAGATCGGCAGCACGATTTGGTATAACGGCATCCCGACGATCAAGGCGAAGACGCAGTACGTGGTGGATGAGGGCTTGGGTGGCATCATGATTTGGTCGCTGGATAATGATGTGAAAGGGGAGAACTCACTGCTCTCGGCCATCGATGAAACGCTGAAGGGGAAGAAAACGGTGAAGCAGGATGTGAAGCCTTAG
- a CDS encoding basic secretory protein-like protein — MISLRYLLTGIGLLAGSLSLSAEPKVVFEHDASGAGFTFKRVPLPANNDAATEAKFVIVDGERDRNGGELAVLHDGKVPTGEDQPGANFFFRAGIDGGRISVDLGRSVSVKQINSYSWHAGTRGPQVYKVYGASGEGQGFEAAPRKGVSPESCGWKLIASVDTRPKDGDGGGQYAVAISDSKGEVLGDHRHLLFEISRTEDRDAFGNTFFSEIDVIDAKGPAPTSSVVPVGPKIVKEFTAAEGKYQFLLDVTAAPDLAEWAEKELKPVVIEWYPKLVTMLPSEGFTAPAKVTLKFRNDIGGLPASAGGGQINLNSTWFRKELKREALGSVVHEMVHIIQSYGRVRGGNRVPGWIVEGIPDYIRWFLYEPQTKGAEVTARNIDSVKYDASYRITGNFLNWVTANYGKDVVLKLNAAARRGEYTEQTWQTLTGKSVQELGEEWKKANAARLEKAGKTEAQ; from the coding sequence ATGATTTCGCTGCGTTATCTTTTAACGGGTATTGGTTTGCTCGCCGGTTCGTTGTCTTTATCAGCTGAACCGAAAGTGGTGTTCGAGCATGATGCATCTGGAGCGGGCTTCACGTTCAAGAGGGTGCCACTGCCCGCAAACAATGATGCGGCGACAGAGGCGAAGTTTGTCATCGTGGATGGCGAGCGGGATCGCAACGGTGGTGAACTGGCGGTCTTACATGATGGCAAGGTGCCAACGGGTGAAGATCAGCCGGGTGCGAACTTCTTTTTTCGAGCGGGAATAGATGGCGGCAGAATCTCTGTTGATTTGGGCCGAAGTGTTTCCGTCAAACAGATTAATTCCTACTCATGGCATGCGGGGACGCGTGGTCCGCAGGTTTATAAGGTTTATGGTGCCAGTGGCGAGGGGCAGGGATTTGAAGCGGCTCCTAGAAAGGGAGTATCACCGGAATCGTGTGGTTGGAAATTGATTGCGAGCGTGGATACGCGGCCCAAGGACGGTGATGGTGGAGGGCAATACGCGGTGGCGATCAGTGACAGCAAGGGCGAGGTGTTAGGTGATCATCGCCATCTGCTGTTTGAGATTTCCCGCACGGAAGATCGTGATGCTTTCGGGAACACGTTTTTCAGCGAGATCGATGTCATCGATGCGAAGGGGCCAGCTCCGACGAGTTCGGTGGTGCCAGTGGGGCCAAAGATCGTGAAGGAGTTCACTGCCGCGGAAGGGAAGTATCAATTCCTGCTGGATGTGACGGCAGCGCCTGATCTGGCTGAGTGGGCGGAGAAGGAGCTGAAGCCGGTAGTCATCGAATGGTATCCGAAGCTGGTGACGATGCTCCCAAGTGAAGGATTTACTGCGCCAGCCAAGGTGACGTTGAAGTTCCGCAATGATATCGGCGGCTTGCCAGCTTCGGCGGGTGGCGGCCAGATCAATCTGAACAGCACGTGGTTCCGGAAAGAATTGAAGCGTGAGGCACTGGGCTCTGTGGTGCATGAGATGGTGCATATCATCCAGAGCTACGGTCGTGTGCGTGGTGGGAATCGGGTGCCGGGATGGATCGTGGAGGGGATACCAGATTACATCCGCTGGTTCTTGTATGAACCGCAGACGAAGGGAGCTGAGGTCACGGCGCGTAATATCGATTCCGTGAAGTATGATGCCAGCTATCGCATCACGGGGAATTTCCTGAACTGGGTGACGGCGAACTACGGCAAAGATGTTGTTCTCAAATTGAATGCAGCAGCAAGGCGTGGTGAGTATACCGAACAGACTTGGCAAACGCTGACGGGAAAATCAGTGCAAGAACTCGGTGAGGAGTGGAAGAAAGCCAATGCTGCCCGTCTGGAAAAGGCGGGCAAGACTGAAGCTCAGTAG
- a CDS encoding SDR family oxidoreductase has product MGSRLKNKVIVIIGGTSGIGLAAAEAIVAEGAKVVAVGLERRTSLKAQKLLGKSAKVITADASRPDTAVKAIKTALKTFGGFHGLYHVAGGSGRKMGDGPLHECTDTGWSFTMGINLDSVFYSNRAAVQQFLEQGSGGAVVNLASVLAWSPSPKFFSTHAYATAKAGIVGLTKASAAYYATQNIRFNVLAPGLVATPMSERAQTNEAIMKFIATKQPLDGGRIGRPEDLSGAAVFLLSDEAKFITGQTLAVDGGWEISEGQV; this is encoded by the coding sequence ATGGGTTCGCGCTTAAAGAATAAGGTCATCGTCATCATCGGCGGCACGAGTGGTATCGGGCTGGCGGCTGCGGAGGCGATTGTGGCTGAAGGAGCGAAGGTGGTGGCGGTGGGACTGGAACGCAGGACTTCGTTGAAGGCGCAGAAGCTGCTCGGTAAATCAGCGAAGGTCATCACAGCAGATGCTTCGCGGCCGGATACGGCGGTGAAGGCGATCAAGACTGCGCTGAAAACTTTCGGAGGATTTCACGGGCTCTATCACGTGGCGGGTGGCAGTGGGCGGAAGATGGGCGATGGGCCTTTGCACGAATGCACGGATACGGGCTGGTCTTTCACGATGGGGATCAATCTGGATTCGGTGTTCTACTCGAATCGCGCGGCAGTGCAGCAGTTCTTGGAGCAAGGTTCGGGTGGAGCGGTGGTGAATCTGGCGTCTGTGCTGGCGTGGTCGCCTTCGCCGAAATTTTTCAGCACGCATGCGTATGCGACGGCGAAGGCGGGGATTGTGGGTTTAACGAAAGCTTCCGCTGCATATTACGCGACGCAGAATATCCGCTTCAACGTGTTGGCGCCAGGACTCGTCGCCACGCCGATGTCCGAGCGCGCGCAGACGAATGAGGCGATCATGAAGTTCATCGCCACGAAACAGCCGCTGGATGGCGGGCGCATCGGGCGGCCGGAGGATTTGAGTGGGGCGGCGGTGTTCCTACTTTCGGATGAGGCGAAGTTCATCACGGGACAGACGTTGGCGGTGGATGGCGGGTGGGAGATTTCTGAGGGACAAGTTTGA
- a CDS encoding DUF1501 domain-containing protein — protein sequence MNTNHQPLCTGPLDALGLSRRQFLNRFGLGLGGIALANLVNPMSSFGATTQAADKGILNGQTHFPAKAKRVIYLFMSGGPSQLETFDYKPLLNERNGEQLPDSVRKGQRLTGMSGNQASLPLAGSIYKFGQHGKNGAWVSELLPHTAKQVDNMCIVRSMFTEAINHDPAITFLQTGSQLSGRPSIGAWLHYGLGSDNENLPSFVVLITKGKTDQPLYSRLWGSGFLPSRHQGVQFRSGKDPVLYLNNPEGIDGEGRRLMLDRLRELHEHSATKQHDAEIDTRIAQYEMAYRMQTSVPDVMDLSKESQATLDMYGPDAKKPGTFAANCLQARRLAERGVKFIQLYHQGWDQHGGLPGGIKRQCQETDQPAAALLEDLKQRGMLDDTLVVWGGEFGRTNYSQGKLTPTNYGRDHHPRCFSIWMAGGGVKPGMVYGETDEFGYNVTNKGVHVHDFHATMLHLLGIDHERLTFKYQGRYFRLTDVHGHVVKDILV from the coding sequence ATGAATACGAACCATCAACCACTTTGCACGGGGCCGCTGGATGCGCTGGGCTTGAGCCGACGCCAGTTCCTGAACCGTTTCGGTCTGGGGTTGGGTGGCATTGCGCTCGCGAATTTGGTGAATCCGATGAGTTCGTTTGGTGCGACGACGCAAGCGGCGGACAAGGGCATTCTAAACGGGCAAACGCATTTTCCGGCGAAGGCGAAGCGGGTGATCTATCTCTTCATGAGCGGTGGGCCATCGCAGCTCGAGACGTTTGATTACAAGCCGTTGCTCAATGAACGGAATGGCGAGCAATTGCCGGATTCCGTGCGCAAAGGACAACGGCTAACAGGCATGTCGGGCAATCAGGCGTCGCTGCCGCTGGCGGGGTCCATCTACAAATTTGGTCAGCACGGGAAGAACGGGGCGTGGGTGAGTGAGCTACTGCCGCATACGGCGAAGCAGGTGGACAACATGTGCATCGTGCGTTCGATGTTCACGGAGGCGATCAATCACGATCCGGCGATCACGTTTTTACAGACGGGCTCGCAGCTTTCCGGCAGGCCGAGCATCGGAGCGTGGCTGCATTATGGCTTGGGGAGTGATAACGAGAATCTGCCATCGTTCGTGGTGTTGATTACAAAGGGCAAGACGGATCAGCCGCTTTATTCACGCTTGTGGGGCAGCGGGTTTCTGCCGTCGCGGCATCAGGGCGTGCAATTCCGTTCGGGCAAAGATCCGGTGCTTTACCTGAACAATCCGGAAGGCATCGATGGTGAAGGCAGGCGTCTGATGCTGGATCGCTTGCGTGAGTTGCACGAACACAGCGCGACGAAACAGCATGATGCGGAGATCGATACGCGCATCGCGCAGTACGAGATGGCGTATCGCATGCAGACGAGCGTACCGGATGTGATGGATCTTTCGAAGGAATCGCAAGCCACGCTGGATATGTATGGGCCAGATGCGAAGAAGCCGGGGACATTCGCGGCGAATTGCTTGCAGGCGCGGCGATTGGCAGAGCGCGGGGTAAAGTTCATCCAGCTTTACCATCAAGGGTGGGATCAGCACGGTGGTTTGCCGGGCGGTATCAAACGTCAGTGCCAGGAGACGGATCAGCCGGCGGCGGCGTTGCTGGAGGACTTGAAACAGCGGGGGATGCTGGATGATACGTTAGTCGTATGGGGCGGGGAGTTTGGTCGCACGAATTATTCGCAGGGCAAATTGACACCGACGAATTACGGGCGCGATCATCATCCGCGCTGCTTCAGCATCTGGATGGCGGGCGGCGGCGTGAAGCCGGGCATGGTGTATGGCGAGACGGATGAGTTCGGCTACAACGTGACGAACAAGGGCGTGCACGTGCATGATTTTCACGCGACGATGCTGCACTTGCTGGGCATCGACCACGAGCGGCTGACGTTCAAGTATCAGGGACGTTACTTCCGGCTCACGGATGTGCATGGACATGTGGTGAAGGATATTTTGGTGTGA
- a CDS encoding response regulator, whose translation MSIIRILHLEDSPIDAKLIQRKLQTNGLNCDITHVNTRQGFESALERENFQVVLCDYNIPDYDGISALKLVRKKHPIIPVLLISGSIGEEDAVKCLQHGATDYLLKGSLDRLPAAVNRALSEADGMLKRHLAEERMHEQAALLDKAQDAIYVRDLDQRIVYWNKGAERIYGWTAEEAIGKRADELFSTDNSRRREEAYRLLLEKGEWMGELSQSTRDGKEIIVESRRNLLYDQHGRPKSVLIINTDITEKVRAVQAMTESEERFRQLAEQSGEVFWFVSLNPQVLTYISPASEKVLGFKPDHIYQNPDIWMESIHVEDQPQVRQAWKDCILGTTPRFDSEYRIIKPDRSTSLVLASGTPIRNSSGAIIRIGGTAKDITEKKRAEGQMLRTQRLESIGTLAGGVAHDLNNALAPILMSVELMKMEYPGSSDMIDMVEVSAKRGAEMVRQLLTFAKGVEGARLLIQPLHLLKEMEKIVKGTFPKNIRTQALFPKDLKTILGDSTQLHQVLLNLCVNARDAMPNGGTLTLEAENVELDVAYAASVPEAKPGSYVVWRVTDTGTGIPPEIIERIFEPFFSTKGPDKGTGLGLSTVIGIVKSHGGFVRVYSVPSEGTTFTVYLPAHGEESVATNGDRTIDGFRGNGETILVADDEPSVRQAARAVLTSLNFNVLTASDGTEALIQVAEKRNELRAVLTDLHMPHMDGLSFVRALKRMLPDVGIIVASGRLDEREAKEFKALGVSSILEKPFTQDKLVNALKVVFKK comes from the coding sequence ATGAGCATCATCCGCATACTGCATCTGGAAGACAGTCCGATCGACGCCAAGTTGATCCAGCGCAAGCTGCAAACGAACGGATTGAACTGCGACATCACCCATGTGAACACTCGCCAAGGATTTGAGTCCGCCTTGGAGAGGGAAAATTTTCAGGTTGTCCTTTGTGACTACAATATTCCTGATTATGACGGGATATCTGCACTGAAGCTCGTCCGGAAAAAGCATCCGATCATCCCTGTCTTGCTGATCTCCGGTTCCATCGGTGAAGAAGATGCGGTGAAATGTCTGCAGCATGGAGCTACGGATTATTTGTTGAAGGGCAGCCTTGACCGTTTGCCGGCAGCGGTGAACCGCGCGTTATCCGAAGCAGACGGTATGCTCAAGCGGCACTTGGCCGAAGAGCGGATGCATGAACAGGCCGCCTTGCTGGATAAGGCGCAGGACGCGATCTACGTGCGCGATCTGGATCAACGCATCGTCTATTGGAACAAAGGGGCGGAGCGCATCTACGGCTGGACGGCAGAAGAGGCCATCGGCAAACGTGCGGATGAACTTTTTTCCACGGACAACTCACGTCGGCGGGAAGAAGCGTATCGGTTGCTTCTGGAAAAAGGTGAGTGGATGGGCGAGTTGAGCCAGTCCACGCGGGATGGCAAGGAGATCATTGTGGAGAGCCGTCGCAATCTGTTATATGATCAGCATGGCCGGCCCAAGTCCGTCCTCATCATCAATACCGACATCACAGAGAAAGTGCGTGCTGTGCAGGCGATGACGGAGAGTGAAGAACGATTTAGACAGCTTGCGGAGCAGAGCGGGGAAGTCTTCTGGTTTGTCAGCCTGAATCCTCAGGTTCTTACTTATATCAGTCCGGCATCGGAAAAAGTGCTGGGATTCAAACCAGACCACATTTATCAGAACCCAGATATCTGGATGGAATCCATCCATGTGGAGGACCAGCCTCAAGTCCGGCAGGCGTGGAAAGATTGCATTTTAGGGACAACGCCACGATTCGATTCCGAGTATCGCATCATCAAACCGGATCGCTCCACCAGCCTTGTGCTGGCTAGCGGAACTCCAATCCGGAACTCTAGCGGTGCGATCATCCGCATCGGCGGGACAGCAAAAGACATCACTGAAAAAAAACGCGCGGAAGGACAGATGCTGCGTACCCAAAGATTGGAAAGCATCGGCACTTTGGCGGGAGGCGTGGCGCATGATCTGAACAACGCGCTGGCTCCTATTCTCATGAGCGTGGAGCTGATGAAGATGGAGTATCCGGGCTCATCCGACATGATCGACATGGTGGAGGTGAGCGCAAAGCGCGGTGCCGAGATGGTGCGTCAGCTTCTGACGTTTGCGAAGGGAGTGGAAGGCGCACGCCTGTTGATCCAGCCACTACATCTGCTAAAGGAGATGGAAAAGATTGTCAAAGGAACGTTCCCGAAAAACATCCGCACGCAGGCATTGTTTCCAAAGGATCTCAAAACCATTCTGGGGGACTCTACGCAGCTCCATCAGGTGCTGCTCAATCTGTGCGTGAATGCCCGGGATGCGATGCCGAATGGCGGCACGCTGACGCTGGAAGCGGAGAATGTGGAGCTGGATGTAGCCTACGCTGCATCAGTGCCAGAAGCTAAACCCGGCAGTTATGTGGTGTGGCGAGTAACTGATACCGGCACGGGCATTCCGCCGGAGATCATCGAGCGGATATTCGAGCCGTTCTTCAGCACGAAGGGACCGGACAAGGGGACGGGCTTGGGGCTTTCCACGGTGATCGGCATCGTGAAGAGTCATGGAGGTTTCGTCCGGGTTTACTCAGTGCCATCTGAGGGAACAACATTCACTGTCTATCTGCCTGCGCATGGTGAAGAATCAGTCGCAACGAACGGGGATAGAACGATTGATGGATTCCGTGGTAATGGCGAAACGATCCTGGTGGCTGATGATGAACCCAGCGTGAGACAGGCGGCGCGTGCGGTGCTGACATCGCTGAATTTCAATGTGCTTACCGCGTCGGATGGCACGGAGGCACTTATCCAGGTGGCGGAAAAGCGCAATGAGCTTCGTGCCGTGCTTACTGATCTGCACATGCCGCACATGGATGGTCTTTCCTTTGTGCGCGCTCTCAAACGCATGCTGCCGGATGTGGGCATCATCGTAGCGAGCGGACGGCTGGACGAGCGAGAGGCCAAGGAATTCAAGGCGCTGGGAGTCAGTTCGATTCTCGAGAAGCCTTTCACGCAGGACAAACTGGTGAATGCATTGAAGGTTGTGTTCAAGAAGTGA